The following are encoded together in the Microterricola viridarii genome:
- the cysK gene encoding cysteine synthase A — translation MAPRIYDSIIDTIGNTPLVRLNKITDGSAATVLAKLEFYSPAASVKDRIGLAIINAAEKSGQLKPGGTIVEGTSGNTGIALALVGAARGYKVVLTMPESMSKERRVLLRAYGAELVLTPGADGMRGAVERAEQIVAETPGAILASQFANPANPAIHRATTGEEIWADTDGEIDIFVAGIGTGGTITGAGGLLKERKPGLQVIAVEPLDSPILTGGTPGPHKIQGLGANFVPAILDTTVYDEVIDVATPDAVATARRLATDEAILGGISSGAAVWAALEVAKRPENAGKTIVVVVPDFGERYVSTVLYEDLLD, via the coding sequence ATGGCACCCCGCATCTACGACAGCATCATCGACACCATCGGCAACACGCCCCTGGTTCGCCTGAACAAGATCACCGACGGTTCCGCCGCCACCGTTCTCGCGAAGCTCGAGTTCTACAGCCCGGCCGCGAGCGTGAAAGACCGCATCGGGCTCGCCATCATCAACGCCGCGGAGAAGTCGGGGCAGCTGAAGCCCGGCGGAACCATCGTCGAAGGCACCAGCGGAAACACCGGCATCGCGCTTGCCCTCGTCGGCGCCGCGCGCGGCTACAAGGTCGTGCTGACCATGCCCGAGTCGATGAGCAAGGAACGCCGCGTGCTGCTGCGCGCCTACGGCGCCGAACTCGTGCTCACTCCCGGCGCCGATGGCATGCGCGGCGCAGTGGAGCGGGCAGAGCAGATCGTGGCCGAGACGCCCGGCGCAATCCTCGCCAGCCAGTTCGCCAACCCGGCCAACCCGGCCATCCACCGTGCAACGACGGGCGAGGAGATCTGGGCCGACACCGACGGCGAGATCGACATCTTCGTCGCCGGCATCGGCACGGGCGGCACCATCACCGGTGCCGGCGGGCTGCTCAAAGAGCGCAAGCCCGGCCTGCAGGTCATCGCGGTCGAGCCGCTGGACTCCCCCATCCTGACCGGCGGAACCCCCGGCCCGCACAAGATCCAGGGCCTCGGCGCCAACTTCGTGCCCGCCATCCTCGACACCACCGTCTACGACGAGGTCATCGATGTGGCCACGCCGGATGCCGTCGCCACCGCGCGCCGTCTGGCCACCGACGAGGCGATCCTCGGCGGCATCTCTTCTGGCGCCGCCGTGTGGGCAGCGCTCGAGGTTGCCAAGCGACCGGAGAACGCCGGCAAGACGATCGTTGTCGTCGTGCCCGACTTCGGTGAGCGCTACGTGAGCACGGTTCTGTACGAAGACCTGCTTGACTAA
- the epsC gene encoding serine O-acetyltransferase EpsC has product MSFFAALREDVATARAHDPAARSNAEIFLAYSGLHAVWSYRLAHRLWVRGIRLPARLLSQFTRFLTGIEIHPGATIGRRLFIDHGMGVVIGETAVLGDDVMLYHGVTLGGKGRHGVKPGDKRHPTLEDGVTVGAGAQVLGDIVIGAWSTIGANAVMGKDAPPHSLIIGVPAHIRPLRPETMDAARGVHDWVI; this is encoded by the coding sequence ATGAGCTTCTTCGCAGCGCTTCGGGAGGACGTGGCCACAGCCAGGGCGCATGACCCGGCCGCCCGAAGCAATGCGGAGATCTTCCTCGCCTACTCGGGTCTGCACGCCGTGTGGAGCTACCGACTCGCGCACCGGCTCTGGGTCCGCGGCATCCGCCTGCCCGCCCGTCTACTCTCGCAGTTCACCCGATTCCTCACCGGCATCGAGATCCACCCGGGCGCGACGATCGGCCGTCGGCTGTTCATCGACCACGGTATGGGCGTCGTCATCGGCGAGACGGCCGTGCTCGGCGACGACGTCATGCTCTACCACGGGGTGACGCTCGGCGGGAAGGGCCGGCACGGCGTCAAGCCGGGCGACAAACGGCACCCGACGCTCGAGGATGGCGTGACCGTCGGCGCGGGCGCGCAGGTGCTCGGCGACATCGTCATCGGCGCGTGGAGCACGATCGGCGCGAACGCGGTGATGGGCAAGGACGCCCCGCCGCACTCGTTGATCATCGGCGTTCCTGCACACATCCGGCCTTTGAGGCCCGAGACGATGGATGCCGCACGCGGTGTGCACGACTGGGTGATTTAG
- the prmC gene encoding peptide chain release factor N(5)-glutamine methyltransferase, with the protein MNVSAKDAPRPVREVRDAAAARLGAAGILDPQIDAELLIGHVTGRSRGELQAGIVTDALLSAADVAALEPLVARRALREPLQHITGLAPFRSLELAVGPGVFVPRPETEQVAQIAIDALHAAAAPSPIGVDLGTGSGAIALAMATEVPRARIWAVENSPEAFVWTSRNFRETGAGNATLQFADLADALHELDGTVSVVISNPPYIPLAAIPRDPEVRLFDPEHALYGGEDGLDVVRHVSQTALRLLHPGGTLVIEHGELQAAEIAALLRADGWRAVAGHRDFTTRDRATTALR; encoded by the coding sequence GTGAATGTTTCAGCAAAAGACGCCCCCCGGCCCGTGCGCGAGGTCCGGGATGCCGCGGCGGCCAGGCTCGGCGCGGCCGGCATCCTCGACCCGCAGATTGACGCCGAGCTGCTGATCGGGCACGTGACGGGGCGCTCCCGCGGTGAGCTGCAGGCCGGCATCGTCACCGACGCCCTGCTGAGCGCAGCGGATGTCGCCGCGCTCGAGCCCCTCGTCGCTCGTCGCGCCCTGCGCGAGCCGCTGCAGCACATCACCGGCCTGGCCCCGTTCCGTTCCTTGGAGCTCGCCGTCGGCCCCGGCGTCTTCGTACCCCGCCCCGAGACCGAGCAGGTGGCCCAGATCGCCATCGACGCCCTGCACGCCGCCGCGGCACCCAGCCCGATCGGCGTCGACCTCGGCACCGGCAGCGGCGCCATCGCGCTGGCCATGGCCACCGAGGTGCCGCGCGCCCGCATCTGGGCGGTCGAGAACTCGCCGGAGGCCTTCGTGTGGACCAGCCGCAACTTCCGTGAGACGGGTGCCGGCAACGCCACGCTCCAATTCGCCGACCTCGCCGACGCGCTGCACGAGCTCGACGGCACCGTCAGCGTCGTCATCTCCAACCCGCCGTACATCCCGCTGGCCGCGATCCCGCGCGACCCGGAGGTGCGCCTGTTCGACCCGGAGCACGCCCTCTATGGCGGGGAAGACGGCCTCGACGTGGTGCGCCACGTCTCGCAGACCGCGCTCCGGCTGTTGCACCCGGGCGGCACGCTCGTCATCGAGCACGGAGAGCTGCAGGCGGCGGAGATCGCCGCACTGCTTCGCGCCGACGGTTGGCGCGCAGTGGCGGGCCACCGCGACTTCACGACCCGCGACCGGGCCACCACCGCCCTGCGCTGA
- the prfA gene encoding peptide chain release factor 1 — protein MFESVQVLFKEHADLQEQLADPALHADAARAKKVNRRYAELSKIVAAHEGWVQAQDDLAAAKELAKEDDAFAEELPAMEEHLATAQEKLRRLLIPRDPDDGRDVIMEIKGGEGGAESALFAADLLRMYIQYAASKGWKTEMLESDESDLGGYKNVQIAIKSNATDPSQGVWAHLKYEGGVHRVQRVPATETQGRIHTSTTGVLVFPEVDEPEEVEIHANDLKIDVYRSSGPGGQSVNTTDSAVRITHLPTGIVVAMQNEKSQLQNREAGMRVLRARILARRQEEQAELDSAKRKTQIRTMDRSERIRTYNFPENRIADHRTGYKAYNLDSVMNGALDPVIESAIHADEEARLADIGDQGE, from the coding sequence ATGTTTGAATCAGTCCAGGTCCTGTTCAAGGAGCACGCCGATCTGCAGGAGCAGCTCGCAGACCCCGCGCTGCACGCGGATGCGGCACGCGCCAAGAAGGTGAACCGGCGCTACGCCGAGCTCTCCAAGATCGTCGCCGCCCACGAGGGGTGGGTGCAGGCGCAGGACGACCTCGCCGCCGCCAAGGAGCTGGCCAAGGAGGATGATGCCTTCGCCGAGGAACTGCCCGCGATGGAGGAGCACCTCGCCACCGCGCAGGAGAAGCTGCGCCGGCTGCTGATTCCTCGCGATCCGGATGACGGCCGCGACGTGATCATGGAGATCAAGGGTGGAGAGGGCGGGGCCGAGAGCGCCCTGTTCGCCGCTGACCTGCTCCGCATGTACATCCAGTACGCCGCCTCCAAGGGCTGGAAGACCGAGATGCTCGAGAGCGACGAGAGCGACCTCGGCGGCTACAAGAACGTGCAGATCGCGATCAAGTCGAACGCCACCGACCCCTCGCAGGGCGTCTGGGCGCACCTCAAGTACGAGGGCGGCGTGCACCGCGTGCAGCGCGTGCCCGCGACCGAGACCCAGGGCCGCATCCACACCTCGACGACCGGCGTGCTGGTCTTCCCCGAGGTGGACGAGCCGGAAGAGGTCGAGATCCACGCGAACGACCTCAAGATCGACGTCTACCGTTCCAGCGGCCCCGGCGGCCAGTCGGTGAACACCACCGACTCCGCCGTGCGCATCACCCACCTCCCGACCGGCATTGTCGTCGCCATGCAGAACGAGAAGAGCCAGCTGCAGAACCGCGAGGCCGGCATGCGTGTGCTGCGCGCCCGCATCCTGGCCCGCCGCCAGGAGGAGCAGGCCGAGCTGGACAGCGCCAAGCGCAAGACCCAGATCCGCACCATGGACCGCTCCGAGCGCATCCGCACGTACAACTTCCCGGAGAACCGCATCGCGGACCACCGCACCGGCTACAAGGCGTACAACTTGGACTCCGTGATGAACGGCGCCCTTGACCCCGTCATCGAGTCGGCGATCCACGCCGACGAGGAGGCGCGCCTGGCCGACATCGGCGACCAGGGCGAGTAG
- the atpB gene encoding F0F1 ATP synthase subunit A, which translates to MNLLVTSSTDDSGFHAPSIGEFFPDAVLFAGTDFEINRIVLVRFLAVAVLILLFWLGTRKMKLVPGRFQSLIEMGLDLVRVNIGEDLLGRKDAKRFLPILTSIFFMVLFMNLTGIIPGLNIAGTAVIGVPLVLALVSYVTFIYAGIKKSPGKFFKNSLFPAGVPLPVYIIVTPIELISTFIIRPVTLALRLLMNMMVGHLLLVLFFAATQFFFFTAGGLWSLLGVGSLAFGLVFTLFELLVAVLQAYVFALLTAVYIQLAVAEEH; encoded by the coding sequence GTGAACCTGCTGGTCACATCCTCAACCGACGATAGCGGCTTCCACGCCCCATCCATCGGCGAATTTTTCCCAGATGCCGTGCTTTTTGCCGGCACCGACTTCGAGATCAACCGCATCGTTCTGGTGCGCTTCCTCGCCGTGGCTGTTCTGATCCTGCTCTTCTGGCTCGGAACCCGCAAGATGAAGCTCGTTCCCGGTCGCTTCCAGAGCCTCATCGAGATGGGCCTGGACCTCGTCCGCGTCAACATCGGTGAAGACCTGTTGGGCCGCAAGGACGCCAAGCGGTTCCTGCCGATCCTGACCTCGATCTTCTTCATGGTTCTCTTCATGAACCTGACGGGCATCATCCCGGGTCTGAACATCGCCGGCACCGCCGTCATCGGTGTTCCCCTTGTCCTCGCGCTCGTCTCCTACGTGACGTTCATCTACGCGGGTATCAAGAAGAGCCCGGGCAAGTTCTTCAAGAACTCCCTGTTCCCGGCCGGCGTTCCGCTGCCCGTGTACATCATTGTGACGCCGATTGAGCTCATCTCGACGTTCATCATTCGCCCGGTCACCCTCGCCCTTCGTCTTCTGATGAACATGATGGTCGGCCACCTGCTGCTGGTTCTCTTCTTCGCAGCAACCCAGTTCTTCTTCTTCACGGCCGGCGGCCTCTGGTCGCTGCTCGGTGTCGGCTCGCTCGCATTCGGACTCGTCTTCACGCTGTTCGAGCTGCTGGTGGCCGTACTCCAGGCTTACGTCTTTGCCCTACTTACCGCGGTCTACATCCAGCTCGCGGTCGCAGAAGAACACTAG
- a CDS encoding N(5)-(carboxyethyl)ornithine synthase, producing MPSTHETVLGVLGASRKPDERRVPIHPAHFERIDESLRQRIVVEEGFGQHFGVGDAEIAPMVRAILPRGALIAASDVVLLPKPQLEDVAGLRDGQTLWGWPHCVQDAALTQLAVDKNMTLIAFEAMNHWTADGGFGLHVFHKNNEIAGYSSVLHALALCGSTGDYGRRLTAVVIGFGATARGAVTALNALGIHDVRVLTNRRVASVAAPIHSAQIVQFDHDDGPYLSEVITDDGRVPLAPFLAESDIVVNCTLQDPNAPLLYLRTSDLDAFRPGSLIIDVSCDDGMGFDWARSTTFAEPMFTVGGSINYYAVDHSPSYLFNSASWEISEALLPFLGTVMGGRAAWEGNATISRAIEIDRGVIVNPAILAFQHRAAEYPHLRLGEATSGI from the coding sequence ATGCCTTCAACGCACGAAACGGTTCTCGGTGTGCTCGGCGCATCGCGGAAGCCCGATGAACGACGAGTCCCCATCCACCCTGCGCACTTCGAGCGCATCGACGAATCGTTGCGGCAGCGCATCGTGGTCGAAGAGGGTTTCGGCCAGCACTTCGGAGTTGGCGATGCCGAGATTGCGCCCATGGTGCGGGCGATCCTCCCGCGCGGCGCGTTGATCGCGGCATCCGATGTCGTGCTGCTTCCCAAGCCGCAGCTTGAGGATGTCGCGGGCCTCCGCGATGGGCAGACGCTCTGGGGCTGGCCGCACTGCGTTCAGGATGCCGCGCTCACCCAGCTGGCCGTCGATAAAAACATGACGCTCATCGCGTTTGAGGCGATGAATCACTGGACGGCCGACGGGGGCTTCGGCCTGCACGTGTTCCACAAGAACAACGAGATCGCCGGCTACAGCTCGGTGCTGCACGCCCTGGCGCTGTGTGGCTCGACCGGCGACTACGGCCGCCGTCTCACTGCTGTCGTCATCGGCTTCGGGGCAACGGCCCGTGGGGCCGTCACAGCACTGAATGCCCTCGGCATCCACGATGTGCGCGTGCTCACCAACCGCCGCGTCGCGTCGGTTGCCGCGCCGATCCACTCCGCCCAAATCGTGCAGTTCGACCACGACGACGGTCCGTATCTCAGCGAAGTGATCACGGATGACGGCCGGGTTCCACTGGCCCCGTTCTTGGCCGAGAGCGACATTGTCGTCAACTGCACGCTGCAGGATCCGAACGCCCCATTGCTCTACCTGCGCACGAGCGACCTCGACGCGTTCCGCCCCGGCAGCCTCATCATCGATGTCTCCTGCGACGACGGCATGGGCTTCGACTGGGCGCGCTCGACAACCTTTGCCGAGCCGATGTTCACGGTGGGCGGCAGCATCAACTACTACGCCGTCGACCACAGCCCGTCTTACCTGTTCAACTCCGCCAGCTGGGAGATCAGCGAGGCACTGCTGCCCTTCCTCGGAACGGTCATGGGCGGTCGGGCGGCGTGGGAGGGCAACGCGACGATCAGCCGCGCCATCGAGATCGACCGGGGTGTCATTGTGAACCCCGCGATCCTGGCGTTCCAGCATCGGGCGGCCGAGTACCCGCACCTCCGCCTCGGCGAGGCCACGAGCGGGATCTGA
- the atpE gene encoding ATP synthase F0 subunit C, with the protein MDATTVLADITGSIATVGYGLAAIGPAIGVGIVVGKTIEGVARQPELAGRLQVLMWIGIAFTEALAFIGIATAFIFGF; encoded by the coding sequence GTGGACGCAACAACCGTTCTCGCCGACATCACCGGCAGCATCGCGACGGTCGGCTACGGCCTCGCAGCAATCGGCCCGGCCATCGGTGTGGGTATCGTCGTCGGCAAGACCATCGAGGGTGTCGCTCGCCAGCCCGAGCTCGCAGGCCGCCTGCAGGTCCTGATGTGGATCGGTATCGCCTTCACCGAGGCGCTCGCCTTCATCGGTATCGCAACCGCCTTCATCTTCGGCTTCTAA
- a CDS encoding MraY family glycosyltransferase has protein sequence MTLFVVLALISALVTFGLSMLVYKLAHRYKLYPKIRARDVHTRPTPRLGGIAMFLGIVVAFGVAWLISAQFPPLKIIFDDPAQIFAILGGALLIVLIGVADDIWDLDWMTKLAGQFLAAGLIAWKGVQVYALPLGGVTAIGSSWISLIITVFAIVLVMNAINFIDGLDGLVAGVALIANGVFFLYTYLLVQQTSPSNYFNLASLIAALLVGACVGFLPLNWHPAKLFMGDAGALLIGLLMATSAIAVTTQVSPASPSLVSAELMPAFIPIILPFAVLLVPLLDFSLAVFRRLRAGKSPFSADRKHLHHRLLDMGHSHLHAVLIFYAWTAVASIGCALFFILPANFGVPAWWASVFIVIGLIACIAVTLAPLSKRKALEAASQAASVDSPNAAATAPFDPLDEASERFTDLGPVPSLAATAETPTHKDQS, from the coding sequence GTGACCCTATTCGTGGTGCTCGCGCTGATCTCAGCGCTGGTCACCTTCGGCCTGTCGATGTTGGTCTACAAGCTGGCCCACCGCTACAAGCTGTACCCGAAGATCCGCGCCCGCGACGTGCACACCCGCCCGACGCCGCGTCTCGGCGGCATCGCCATGTTCCTCGGCATCGTCGTCGCATTCGGCGTGGCCTGGTTGATCTCGGCCCAGTTCCCCCCGCTCAAGATCATCTTCGACGACCCGGCGCAGATCTTCGCGATCCTCGGCGGCGCCCTGCTGATCGTGCTGATCGGTGTCGCCGACGACATCTGGGACCTCGACTGGATGACGAAACTCGCCGGCCAGTTCCTCGCCGCCGGCCTGATCGCCTGGAAGGGCGTGCAGGTCTACGCGCTGCCGCTCGGCGGCGTGACCGCGATCGGCTCCTCCTGGATCTCGCTGATCATCACCGTGTTCGCCATCGTGCTGGTGATGAACGCCATCAATTTCATCGACGGGCTCGACGGCCTCGTCGCCGGCGTCGCACTGATCGCCAACGGCGTCTTCTTCCTCTACACCTACCTTCTCGTGCAGCAGACCTCGCCGAGCAACTACTTCAATTTGGCCTCGCTGATCGCCGCACTGCTCGTCGGTGCCTGCGTCGGCTTCCTGCCGCTGAACTGGCACCCGGCGAAGCTGTTCATGGGGGATGCCGGTGCGTTGCTGATCGGCCTGCTGATGGCGACATCCGCCATCGCCGTCACCACGCAGGTCAGCCCGGCATCGCCTTCGCTGGTTAGTGCAGAGCTGATGCCGGCGTTCATCCCGATCATCCTGCCGTTCGCTGTGCTGCTGGTGCCGCTCCTCGACTTCAGCCTCGCCGTGTTCCGCCGGCTGCGGGCCGGCAAGTCGCCGTTCAGTGCCGACCGCAAGCACCTGCACCACCGCCTGCTCGACATGGGCCACTCTCACCTGCACGCCGTGCTGATCTTCTATGCGTGGACGGCCGTTGCCTCCATCGGCTGCGCCCTGTTCTTCATCCTGCCCGCCAACTTCGGCGTTCCGGCCTGGTGGGCGTCGGTGTTCATCGTGATCGGCCTGATCGCCTGCATCGCTGTCACCCTGGCCCCGCTCAGCAAGCGCAAGGCGCTCGAGGCGGCCAGCCAGGCCGCGTCCGTTGATTCCCCGAATGCCGCGGCCACCGCTCCGTTCGACCCCCTCGACGAGGCATCCGAGAGGTTCACCGACCTCGGCCCCGTTCCCAGCCTGGCGGCCACCGCCGAAACCCCCACACACAAGGACCAGTCATGA
- a CDS encoding L-threonylcarbamoyladenylate synthase gives MAPRIFDCSVDTELMSGMRLARSAIGRGALVVMPTDTVYGIAADAFNPAAVQRLLEAKGRGRTSPPPVLIPGIATLDALAAEVPQAARDLIDAFWPGGLTVILRAQPSLSWDLGETRGTVALRMPSNPLALELLSETGPLAVSSANLTGMPAATDASQAESMLGESVEVYLDGGESGAGYAAIGERDGDLSSTIVDATMLGTDGGLLRIVRAGVISREKIAAIVGELLAPAVEAPAPAERADQADQTDQAAPDDAPEPVEPSA, from the coding sequence ATGGCTCCACGCATCTTCGACTGCTCTGTCGACACCGAACTCATGTCCGGAATGAGGCTGGCGCGCTCGGCGATTGGCCGCGGCGCGCTCGTTGTCATGCCCACCGACACCGTCTACGGCATCGCCGCCGACGCGTTCAACCCGGCCGCCGTGCAGCGGTTGCTCGAGGCCAAGGGCCGCGGGCGCACCTCGCCGCCGCCCGTGCTGATTCCCGGCATCGCCACGCTCGACGCGCTGGCGGCCGAGGTGCCGCAGGCCGCACGCGACCTGATCGACGCATTCTGGCCCGGCGGACTCACCGTCATCCTGCGCGCGCAGCCCTCGCTCAGCTGGGATCTCGGCGAGACCCGCGGCACCGTCGCGCTGCGGATGCCGAGCAACCCGCTCGCCCTCGAACTGCTCAGCGAGACGGGTCCGCTCGCCGTCTCCTCCGCCAACCTCACCGGGATGCCGGCCGCGACCGACGCCTCGCAGGCCGAGTCGATGCTCGGCGAGAGCGTGGAGGTCTACCTCGACGGCGGCGAATCCGGCGCCGGCTATGCGGCGATCGGTGAACGCGACGGCGACCTCTCTTCTACGATCGTCGATGCGACGATGCTCGGTACCGACGGCGGCCTGCTGCGCATCGTGCGGGCCGGCGTGATCTCGCGCGAGAAGATCGCCGCCATCGTCGGCGAGCTACTCGCCCCCGCGGTGGAGGCCCCCGCCCCGGCAGAGCGGGCCGACCAGGCCGATCAGACGGACCAGGCCGCGCCGGATGACGCACCCGAGCCTGTGGAGCCGAGCGCGTGA